The Nicotiana tomentosiformis chromosome 9, ASM39032v3, whole genome shotgun sequence genome contains the following window.
ATATCTCATAGAATTAGCCGAGCTGGACGCAAACTGACTCAGACACCATTTAGGCATAGACGGTAGAATTGGCAAGAAGGTAGTCTTCAACAACCTTGAAAAGTTCCATGGCTTTCTCTTTGCCTTCATTATGTTCTTCTTCCTTAAAAACATAATCACCTTTTGTGTGGTACTCAGTTGATGTCTTGCAAATACAACCTCCATTTGCAGAGGTTTCGAATTTAACATCATAGGTAATGGATTCCAATTTGTCTCCTAGAACATCTCCTTCGATTAGTGAGTATTTGGTTACCAAGTTCTTGTCGTCAATCACATGAAGCTTGTGCTTCAAATACTTTATTGGACCACCtgtcattttaaaaataaagCAGACTTATTTTCTTGACAAATCTAAGAACAAGTTTttgcaaataataataataataataaattgttTAATTATACGTTGTTCTTTGATATTTTCTGCTGTCTTTTAAAGAGGATTTAAGTTATACAAACTGATAGCATACGAATTTTTTATATTATTGTGtaatttaatatatattataatttaATAATCTAATTGTGTAAATATGTGTTAGTGCTTATTCCAAAAAAAAGTTTCGACCAAGTAAAATTTTCTAAAAGAGAGAGAGAACTTCCCAAAAGAACTTAACCAAACAAGTCAAACTAGTGTGAATTTCCTATCATTCGCCATTCAAAAATATAGATAATGCGAATTTTTGTCGGAAAAAATCTTTTTAGCTCtcgtccttcttcttcttcttcttcttcttttttctttttaatgttTAACAATTTAACTTCCTTTATTTAGttaacaatttatctatttaattattGGAATAAGGCAACTATTCTAATTTACAATTGTCCTTTACTTGTAGAACCATGTTAGACGTGAAAATGCACCAACACTCACACCCCTTGAGTGTTGCAGCGAAATGATGTGATAGAACTTATATTATAACATAGTATTAAAATTGATtccataaaaaaattaatttttatagtgaatggttgCTATATAACGATAATGTTATAGAGAAGtctgactatatatatatatatatatatatatatatatatatatataaaactcacCTTCCACAAAGTTCATCTTCTTGATGCTACCAACACCACCATCACCTTCGACAATCTCAATGTTCTTAACAACTTGTGGCATCAATTTTGGGATAAGGTTATCTGCATCAAGAACCAAAGCTTTGAATAATCTAGTTGGGGCAACTGTGGTTGATGCCTCATGAGTATAGGTTGTGACACCCATAATGTTAATTAATTTGCACTGAAAAGTGAAAGCAAAAACAAAGAGGATAATTAAGATGAATTTGGAATAAGAAGTGAATAGAATGGTTTTTGATGTGTGGAATTTAATGAAGTTCTAGATGGTATTTATaggagagaaaaaaaagaagagtgATCGAGTGTTTGGACTATTAGTCAATCAGCAACCTTAGCTTTATCTTAATTTCAACATTCAAATCAGTCCATTCTTGACATTTGTATCCATttttctagatgttattttccTATGTCCTCTTTAAAATTAATGTGTTAGTTGTACCGTAGGAGAACTTCATGACAAATGGCCTAACAATGAGGCTTTTGCTGATACATTAATTAAATTTGATTTTTATTGCTGTGAGCGCATAAGGGGAAGCACTCCTTGCTATAATGAGTTTGTCCTTACTTCATGACATATGGCCTAACAATGAGGCTTTTGCTGACACATTAAAGCATctttttatttaatcatctaatatATATACATTCAAAATTTACTTACTCTGATTAAAATTTTCTGAAccgattaatttaaatttttgtttaaGTGCGTCCATAAGAGGGAAACACTCCTTGCTATAAGGAGATTGTTCGTTCCTATAATTTAAACCTAAAACCTAAAACCTCTATTAAGAGCAGAGGAAATCCATTCAACGCACCTTGTGGTGACACATTTTATGACGTTGCTGCAAGCTTCCTTATTCAAGTTATATCGCACGCAGAGTACATAAAATTACCGTCAAAGTCACGTAGatttacttttttatattttgattttctttaatggAAATTTCCGTCATTGCTAATGACGTAGCCATATAGCGTGAAGGGTGTTCAACACCGAAAAATTATACTATGcactatataaaaaattattatgtgtatatatataaaaattattttttttatatatttattaaagTTTGAACATCCTCGTAAAAGTCCTGACTTCACCATTGCCACCATTGCCACCACCACTGTCGATTATGTGTGTTTTCCTTTCAATTGTAATtcttaaagttaaattattatcTTGTTAGTGTAAACACGAGTGCCAGTAAACActttttcaattttaattttcttttttcttcttatttagtTGGTTGTCCTTTGGTAATTGGGTGGGTGGGTGGGAGGATAAGGATATGGTTTCAACGACTTTCCGCATTTCATATCTTCTGTTTTTGATTATACTCcctttcacttttacttggcacgttttgacttttcacgcctattaagaaataataaataaagtacataatttatcatgatacccacattaattgatgcatattttattggatttgagaaaatgatttgaaatgagtaataaatactgtaggtataacaggaaaaaaaaaattgtcttctcttgatatgcgtaaagtgacaaataaaaataaaaatttatttttagtatatctgccaagtaaaagtgaactgAGGGAGTATATAAGTTAGACCCTTATGGGGCCATATATAGTTTGGCTTTACTTAGTCAAGATTT
Protein-coding sequences here:
- the LOC104088090 gene encoding pathogenesis-related protein STH-2-like, which encodes MGVTTYTHEASTTVAPTRLFKALVLDADNLIPKLMPQVVKNIEIVEGDGGVGSIKKMNFVEGGPIKYLKHKLHVIDDKNLVTKYSLIEGDVLGDKLESITYDVKFETSANGGCICKTSTEYHTKGDYVFKEEEHNEGKEKAMELFKVVEDYLLANSTVYA